The sequence TCGCCTGACTACCTGGCAAATCGCCCGCTGCCACAGCATCCGCAGGAATTGATCCAGCATAACTGCATCAACATGCGTCAGGCAACGGGCGGAGGGCTTTATGTCTGGGAGTTCGAGATGGACGGGCAAGAGCTCCGCGTCCGGGTCGACGGACAACTCACCTTCAACAGCTCGTATCCTATGGTCGATGCCGCCCTGAAAGGTCATGGCGTAGCTTATCTGCCGGAAGATCTCGTCGCGGAACACATCGCAGCGGGACGCCTGGTATCACTGCTCGAGGCCTGGTCGCCTCCATTCGCCGGGTACTACATTTACTACCCGAGTCGACACCAGAACTCGCCTGCATTCAACGTGGTCGTGGATGCCTTGCGGTACCGCGGGGCTTGATGCTTTAATTTGGCGCCTACACTCGATTGAGTTCCCAATAAGAGGCATTTTCTTCCTCCCTATTGCTCCGTTCGCGCATTCGTCTCGAACGCTTCCCCCGGGGAGGATGCTTATCCGGGAGAGCACACTTGTGCCACGGCCAAATTTCACGCGCTTTACTGCCGTCGCAACTCGGCATTTATCGATCCAGTCGATAGGGCTTATCACTCGACGCCTACTAATCGCATCCATCCAGCGCCCTAGCTGAACCAAACGCACAGGCCGCGCCCTAGCTGAACCAAACGCACAGGCGGAACGTTCCCGTCATTTCCGCAGTTTGGCGTTCGCGGATCGTCGGACGGCCCCGCCGTCCATAGACCTTTCATCATCAAGAACTGGAGCTTGAAATGCAAAGTCCCGGCGCACTCGAAATCTCGCGGCGCGACCTGCTGGTCGCTTCGGCCGCTGGCGTCACAGTGGCGAGCGCAGCCTCCCTCGGTCACGCCCAGACCAATGCCCCCACCGCATCTCAGAGCACGAAAGTCACTTTCACGGTGAACGGCGAGCGCCGGGAGCTTCAGCTCGACAACCGAACGACGCTTCTCGACGCATTGCGCGAGCATCTGCATCTGACGGGCACCAAGAAGGGATGCGATCACGGCCAGTGTGGCGCCTGCACGGTCCTCATCGATGAGCGCCGCGTCAACGCTTGCCTGACGCTCGCGGTGATGCATGAAGGCGACAGCATCACCACGATCGAGGGACTGGGGCAGCCAGAAAAGCTCCACCCGATGCAGGCTGCCTTCGTCAAGCACGACGGTTTTCAGTGCGGCTACTGCACGCCCGGCCAGATCTGTTCCTCCGTCGCCATGATCGAGGAGATCAAGGCCAATATTCCGAGCCATGTGGCAAACGACTTGACGGCGCCTGCGGAAATCACACCCGCCGAGATCCGGGAACGCATGAGCGGCAATATCTGTCGTTGCGGCGCCTATTCCAACATCGTCGAAGCCATCACCGAAGTCGCAGGGAGGAAGGCATGAGAGCGTTCAGCTACGAACGTGCACCGTCGATCGAGGCGGCGGCGAAGGCCGCGGCTAGGGCGGATGGCGCGAAGTTCATCGCCGGCGGCACCAATCTCCTGGACCTGATGAAGCTCGAGATCGAAACGCCCACCCACCTGATCGACGTCAACGGACTGGGACTGGACAGGATCGAATCGACACCGGAAGGCGGCCTCAAGATCGGCGCCCTCGTTCGCAATACGGATCTTGCCGCCGACGAACGGATCCGCCGCGATTACGCTCTTCTGTCGCGGGCTCTGCTCGCGGGAGCGTCGGGACAGTTGCGCAACAGGGCGACGACCGCCGGCAACCTGCTTCAACGCACGCGCTGTCCGTATTTTTACGACACCAACCAGCCCTGCAATAAAAGACAACCCGGCAGCGGCTGTGCGGCGCTCGCCGGCTTCAGCCGACAGCTTGCGGTGATTGGCGTCAGCGATGCCTGCATCGCCAATCACCCGAGCGACATGGCGGTCGCCATGCGTGCCCTCGACGCCGTCGTCGAGACAGTCCGAGCCGATGGCACGACGCGCAGCATTCCGATCGCTGATCTCCATCGCCTTCCAGGGGACGCACCGCATATCGAGCATGTCCTTGAGCGGGGCGAGCTGATCACGGCGGTCGTCCTGCCGAAGCCGGTTGGCGGCAAGCAGATCTATCGCAAAGTTCGCGACCGTGCCTCCTACGCCTTCGCCCTGGTCTCCGTCGGGGCCGTCGTGCAGCCGGACGGAAGCGGTCGCGTCGCGGTCGGCGGCATCGCGCCCAAACCGTGGCGTGAGGAGGCGGCCGACAAGGAGCTTGCGAACGGAGCAAAGGCGGCGGCCGCCAAGCTTCTCGCGGACGCCCGCCCGACGGAACAGAACGCCTTCAAGCTCACGCTTGTGGAACGCACGCTGAGCGCGGTTCTTACCGAAGCGAGGGGATGAGAAAATGAGATT is a genomic window of Sinorhizobium numidicum containing:
- the paoA gene encoding aldehyde dehydrogenase iron-sulfur subunit PaoA; its protein translation is MQSPGALEISRRDLLVASAAGVTVASAASLGHAQTNAPTASQSTKVTFTVNGERRELQLDNRTTLLDALREHLHLTGTKKGCDHGQCGACTVLIDERRVNACLTLAVMHEGDSITTIEGLGQPEKLHPMQAAFVKHDGFQCGYCTPGQICSSVAMIEEIKANIPSHVANDLTAPAEITPAEIRERMSGNICRCGAYSNIVEAITEVAGRKA
- a CDS encoding FAD binding domain-containing protein gives rise to the protein MRAFSYERAPSIEAAAKAAARADGAKFIAGGTNLLDLMKLEIETPTHLIDVNGLGLDRIESTPEGGLKIGALVRNTDLAADERIRRDYALLSRALLAGASGQLRNRATTAGNLLQRTRCPYFYDTNQPCNKRQPGSGCAALAGFSRQLAVIGVSDACIANHPSDMAVAMRALDAVVETVRADGTTRSIPIADLHRLPGDAPHIEHVLERGELITAVVLPKPVGGKQIYRKVRDRASYAFALVSVGAVVQPDGSGRVAVGGIAPKPWREEAADKELANGAKAAAAKLLADARPTEQNAFKLTLVERTLSAVLTEARG